GGTGCTGAACTCCGTCACTCTTCCCTCCAAATGCCGACAAACAAATTGTCTCGGTTGTCTCCCTTGCCAGTTGTAATTCTTGCGCTAACGACTGTGTTATGTACGATCGTTGTGATCCTTCATCAAATAGGATAGTAGCGTCTAAAGAATGGTTTTCTCTGGAACATATAGGGGCGATGGCTGTCTTCAGTAAAACTCCGGATAGGGATTTTTGGGTTGATGATGCGTGCATCGTAACTTCCGGTTGGGGATAGAACGCTTGAGCTGGTGCCTTTGGGTCACTGGTTTGAGTCTGTGTAGGTATACTAGGTTGCGGGGTTTTTTCTGGCTGGCAAATACTTGTGTGATGCTTCTTGTGGCACTTCTGACATGTACGACGTGACTTGCATCTGGACATCATGTGTGAACCAAGGCAGTTGAAGCATAGTCGATTCTTTTTTACGACGGCTAGTCTGGATGCGACGTCAGGGTACTTGGCACAATCTATGGAACTGTGTGATTCCTGACAGAAGGCACACTTTACTGGGTTTCTATGTGATCTTTTAGGGGGAATCATGGGGTTGGAAGAAACTGGCGCAGTTCGTTTCGTCTTTGTACCAGTATAAAACGAAGCTGTTGACCCATACATGTCTACTTCCGGCTGATGACTTATAGGACCGCCTGCATCTAATATGTTTATTTCCCTGGATATTGCCTTGCGTGGATCTAGTAACTGCCAGTCACCGTCGCCGTGCTCTCGGGCTAGGTTACGTCGTACTTCTCCTGGTAACTTATCTAATATTATGGGAACTAGTAAGTTGCCGTACGTGTCCTGATACTGACCATTGGACTCTAGACTACGGATATACGATTCCATCTTATCGTAGACACTGCGCAAGCTATGGATACTATTTGTCGGGGCTGGAAGCTGAAGAAGGACTTGCGTAATTTTTTGTCGGCGACCATACCTTTCTTTCAGTAAATTTATCGCTCGAGCATAATTGGCATTGGTCAGCGTAAAACCTTCAATAGTATTGGCTGCTTCAGATTCAAGCTGAGATTGCAAGTAGCTGAACTTTTGCACATCAGTTAGATTATAATTTAGATGTATGGTGGATTCGAATGAGTCCCAGAACGTTTGCCAACGTAAAATATCCCCATTGAAAGTAGGGAGCGTAAGTTTCGGCAGTCTATGGAAAATGGACGAGTTTGTAGAATTAATAGAAGCATTACTTACAGGTTGGCATGTATACTGTACTCTGTCTGTGGCTATATTCTGTGATTGGACGCTTGCGTTGCTGAATGGTTCTCCAGGGCAGACGTCAGTGGGATACAACTCTGTAGACCGGATACCCTCCGCAGACTGGACACGGAACTCTGAAGGATGGAAACTGGACCCTGTAGGTTGGATACTGGACCCGGTAGGCTGGAAATCACTACTGGCGGTAGTTGCGGCTTGGATAGATGGTGTGGAAGATTTGCGGTTGTTCTTAAAAGCTTGAAGACTTCTGATCTGAATTTTTACGCTCAGCATGTAATCATCGGTCTCCGTCATCTCAGTTAGTAAATCTTCGCCATCAGTTTGCACTAGTATCTTTTCATTAGAACCTTCCAGTGACTTGAACTTGGCCTCTACTGCCTCAAGAATCGTGTCAAATTCCACCATGTCGACGTCGCTACGTTTTACATCTTCAATCTTTTTCATCTGTGCAGTAATGACGGCTTTCTTTGCCTCTCGTACCTGGAGTAGTTTCTGCTTCATTTCTGTGGATTTTCTTTGGTCACGGCACCAATATCTTAGATATAGTGGAATATAGCAACAACGACGCTATTCCAGGTTCCATACCTTTTTAATAATGACGTTGCATACAAAACATTGCAAGTATGTGACGTTGACGTTTACGTTACGTTAAAGCGCTCCAATTCCCGACAGAGCTATATAGTTAGCCTGTGAATATGCGTTACTTATTCACTGTTATTCAGTAGTGGTACATGACGGTGAAAGAAATGCGCCAacagtgacgtaataaagctgtgacatcACCAATGGAGAAAAGCAAATCGATAATATAGGTCAGAGGATGACTTTCTTCAGGTAATGCGAAGTGCTCATAacacacactggttattcgggtacctactcgtgtgagcgataccgccctcgtgtgatttatgtacatgtaggttgtttagggtatataaaaacaatgccaaagTATGgcacatatttaagaatgttgaacattttaaagacagactTGTCCGAGGCAATGTATTAATTCGCACTGCTGAAAATATCAATAAGATTGATATGACTATacaatttgaagaaatgtagcgaaatgcatgtattttgacgttttgagacgtatttttctttgttcaaagatgagataactgaatttgccaatctccttggtagaactatacatactcaaATAAAACCGTTTGCATCACGtacctgcaagttatttttgttgataaaattttaattatatgcatcctgttgctgtttttgatggtacctctgacgatggatgaaaataaacaaagatacctacccgtttgcacatggttaccgtcctcgttatgtcagtgaacatttataaaacttccCGCAGCGATTGCTTCCGCATACGGTACACTAAATAAACGCAATTGAAGGTAATtgctttgaggatctggaaataaaaactggaaatgtgaaacccgacctttagtagatctgTTTGATTAGagttttaactttaaagatgtaaagaatGGGAGTGGACCgtgttagcagtatttcaccaatattaaaTC
This region of Mercenaria mercenaria strain notata unplaced genomic scaffold, MADL_Memer_1 contig_2047, whole genome shotgun sequence genomic DNA includes:
- the LOC128552105 gene encoding uncharacterized protein LOC128552105 → MKQKLLQVREAKKAVITAQMKKIEDVKRSDVDMVEFDTILEAVEAKFKSLEGSNEKILVQTDGEDLLTEMTETDDYMLSVKIQIRSLQAFKNNRKSSTPSIQAATTASSDFQPTGSSIQPTGSSFHPSEFRVQSAEGIRSTELYPTDVCPGEPFSNASVQSQNIATDRVQYTCQPVSNASINSTNSSIFHRLPKLTLPTFNGDILRWQTFWDSFESTIHLNYNLTDVQKFSYLQSQLESEAANTIEGFTLTNANYARAINLLKERYGRRQKITQVLLQLPAPTNSIHSLRSVYDKMESYIRSLESNGQYQDTYGNLLVPIILDKLPGEVRRNLAREHGDGDWQLLDPRKAISREINILDAGGPISHQPEVDMYGSTASFYTGTKTKRTAPVSSNPMIPPKRSHRNPVKCAFCQESHSSIDCAKYPDVASRLAVVKKNRLCFNCLGSHMMSRCKSRRTCQKCHKKHHTSICQPEKTPQPSIPTQTQTSDPKAPAQAFYPQPEVTMHASSTQKSLSGVLLKTAIAPICSRENHSLDATILFDEGSQRSYITQSLAQELQLARETTETICLSAFGGKSDGVQHLDTTTVYLITDSKQKIPIKTIIVPTIANPITNHLKDSTVNLPYLRGLKLAHPVSSDSCFNISLLIGADFYWDIVEDEVRRGDGQ